In Verrucomicrobiia bacterium, one genomic interval encodes:
- a CDS encoding porphobilinogen synthase has product PALAYLDVIAKVKETAKVPVAAYQVSGEYAMIKAAAEKGWADGEKAMEETLLSIKRAGADIIFTYFAEAMAKKL; this is encoded by the coding sequence CCTGCCCTTGCCTACCTGGACGTGATCGCGAAGGTGAAAGAGACGGCGAAGGTCCCGGTCGCGGCGTATCAGGTGAGCGGCGAATACGCCATGATCAAGGCCGCGGCGGAAAAAGGCTGGGCGGACGGAGAAAAAGCCATGGAAGAAACGCTGCTGTCGATCAAGCGCGCGGGCGCGGACATCATCTTCACTTACTTTGCCGAGGCCATGGCCAAAAAGCTCTAG